In Phyllopteryx taeniolatus isolate TA_2022b chromosome 13, UOR_Ptae_1.2, whole genome shotgun sequence, the following are encoded in one genomic region:
- the shprh gene encoding E3 ubiquitin-protein ligase SHPRH isoform X5 produces the protein MTPSRVGALRLSGLREFERVGIYLLESGLGKPEFLSEGNARMKKANQLMQKMMEYYYDFIIPVVDNEEECDTDLERQNVEELYDYVRCVHQTDGRREGNADVQHQALLPVLRPYQSQAVNWMLMREKFRNTSLKEQSLHFLWRELVTLCGKKLFYNPFTGCLIREFPLAGVERPGGILADEMGLGKTVEVLALILSHGRQDLEQEALTMPVGTSVNYFVPLPPLESEKVSHCNPAVQPKMKASHPAIRVMLLTAIREMRSGKGASVNAVFTYIRATYGYDLLKNRSHIKKMLAKLTDEGLVERVKGRGLAGSFRLGKKYKDAKKTLAAATKSNVKYSERSPRKTFQRRAKEKAEAALQNAMSEDLGDVNFPTVSHDAKAERDAVPGQLDQVSISREEPEPPVRASVVPFNAADYRFECICGELGVVDYKARVQCMKCQLWQHACCVNYKEESLDTTPFYCPHCLVAMTPVSTGATLIISPSSICHQWVEEINRHVKSASLRVLVYQGVKKHGFIQPRVLAEHDVVITTYDVLRSELNYVDIPHSNSRDGRRFRNQKRYMAVPSPLVAVEWWRVCLDEAQMVECPTAKAAEMALRLASVNRWCVSGTPVQRGLEDLYGLVLFLGVDPYWVKHWWDQLLYSPYRRGNPEPLYSVVAQLLWRSAKKDVIDQIQIPAQTEEVHWLRFSPVEGHFYHRQHEECSQDALLKLRKLSDWSLKLGSLDRRTVATILCPLLRLRQACCHPQAVRGEFLPLQKSAMTMEELLKSLQKKCRVECEEAHRQLVCALNGLAGIHIIRDEFEQAAEMYREVLRSSEEHKSRLKTDSLQRLHATHNLTELLNAKHPGIPPTLRDDRLSEEAEQLRQHYMTKYDSEVADAHQALQPVLQNIKELKRKVNLSAPWWLEVIQRAVRSSTDDDLVGRVKNELTSSYKQQAHKLSMADKFRDGHGLVYLLTTQMEDLMKSQKIVREAVKSLEGPASKKVIDEATVCHLRPTRLPLNNCVFCKADELFTDYESKLFSHTVKGQTAIFEEMIEDEEGLVDDRLPTTSRGLWAASEMERTLKAILTFAKAKRVDAELVEEGNAFMELFETWKKEYKVLHEYWMVLRNHVSAIDELGMATERLRVRLPDEPKPKLLHIIEPHEVEQNRVKLLNDQAVAKSQLQKKLGQFLYLTNLEKSQDKSTGGLNPEPCPICARPLGKEWAVLTCGHCFCNQCIAIILEQYSVGSRRRAINCAICRQTTSHAEISYVFTAQASSQDQDIPVKGSHSTKVEAVVRTLKKIHVSNPGAKCLVFSTWQSVLDIIAKALFDNNMEFSQINGIQKFQENLSSFKYEKKINILLLPLHTGSNGLNIIEATHVLLVEPILNPAHELQAIGRVHRIGQTKPTFVHRFLIKSTIEERMQAMLKTAEKSHSRAAMKHSEAAVLTVADLADLFTEEDGQRLQ, from the exons ATGACTCCTTCAAG GGTTGGGGCATTGCGGCTATCAGGATTGAGAGAGTTCGAGAGG gtCGGGATTTACCTGCTGGAAAGCGGCCTCGGCAAGCCGGAGTTCCTCAGTGAGGGAAACGCTCGAATGAAGAAAGCTAATCAGCTCATGCAGAAGATGATGGAATATTATTACGACTTCATCATTCCCG TGGTGGACAACGAGGAGGAATGCGACACAGATCTGGAGAGGCAGAACGTGGAGGAGCTCTACGACTACGTCAGGTGCGTGCATCAGACCGACGGCCGACGGGAAGGGAACGCTGATGTGCAGCACCAAGCTCTGCTCCCGGTGCTTCGCCCCTATCAGAGCCAGGCTGTCAACTGGATGCTGATGCGCGAGAAATTCAGGAATACGTCCCTCAAAG AACAATCACTGCATTTCTTGTGGCGGGAGTTGGTCACTTTGTGTGGCAAGAAATTGTTCTACAACCCTTTTACCGGCTG TTTAATTCGTGAGTTTCCACTCGCTGGCGTGGAGCGGCCCGGCGGCATCCTGGCCGACGAGATGGGCCTCGGCAAGACGGTGGAGGTTCTTGCTCTGATTCTGTCTCACGGTCGACAGGACCTGGAGCAGGAGGCCCTCACCATGCCTGTG GGAACAtctgtgaattattttgttccCCTACCTCCGCTGGAGAGCGAGAAAGTTAGCCACTGCAATCCTGCAGTGCAGCCCAAAATGAAAGCATCTCACCCAG CCATCCGCGTGATGCTGCTCACCGCCATCAGGGAGATGCGCTCGGGCAAAGGGGCCTCCGTCAACGCCGTGTTCACGTACATCCGCGCCACCTACGGCTACGACCTGCTGAAGAACCGCAGCCACATCAAGAAGATGTTGGCCAAGCTGACGGACGAGGGCCTGGTGGAGCGGGTCAAAGGCCGCGGCCTGGCCGGATCCTTCCGGCTGGGCAAGAAATACAAGGACGCCAAGAAGACTCTTGCGGCAGCGACCAAATCT AATGTGAAATACTCTGAGCGCTCGCCCAGGAAGACGTTCCAGAGGCGCGCGAAGGAGAAGGCCGAGGCGGCTCTCCAAAACGCCATGAGTGAAGATCTCGGCGACGTCAATTTCCCGACGGTATCCCACGACGCGAAGGCGGAACGTGACGCCGTGCCGGGACAATTGGATCAAGTATCCATCTCCCGGGAGGAGCCGGAGCCCCCCGTCCGGGCGTCGGTGGTGCCCTTCAACGCGGCCGACTACCGCTTCGAGTGCATCTGCGGCGAGCTGGGCGTGGTGGACTACAAGGCCCGTGTGCAGTGCATGAAGTGCCAGCTGTGGCAGCACGCCTGCTGCGTCAACTACAAGGAGGAGAGCTTGGATACCACGCCCTTCTACTGCCCCCACTGCCTGGTGGCCATGACGCCCGTCTCCACCGGAGCCACGCTCATTATCTCGCCCAGCTCCATCTGCCACCAGTGGGTGGAGGAGATCAACCGCCACGTCAAGTCCGCCTCGCTGCGAGTGCTG GTGTACCAGGGCGTGAAGAAGCACGGTTTCATCCAACCGCGCGTGCTAGCCGAGCACGACGTGGTAATCACCACCTACGACGTCTTGCGCTCGGAGCTCAACTACGTGGACATCCCGCACAGCAACAGCCGCGACGGCCGCCGCTTCCGCAACCAGAAGCGCTACATGGCCGTGCCCAGCCCGTTGGTGGCCGTCGAGTGGTGGCGCGTGTGTCTGGACGAGGCGCAGATGGTGGAGTGTCCCACCGCCAAAGCGGCCGAGATGGCGCTGCGCCTCGCCTCGGTCAACCGATGGTGCGTCAGCGGTACGCCAGtgcagagaggcttggaag ACCTTTACGGCCTGGTGCTCTTCCTGGGCGTGGATCCGTACTGGGTGAAGCATTGGTGGGACCAGTTGCTCTATAGTCCGTATCGCCGCGGCAACCCGGAGCCTCTCTACAGCGTCGTGGCTCAGCTGCTGTGGCGCTCCGCTAAGAAGGATGTCATCGATCAG ATCCAGATCCCAGCTCAGACGGAAGAAGTGCACTGGCTGCGCTTCTCCCCAGTGGAGGGCCACTTCTACCACCGGCAGCACGAGGAGTGCTCGCAGGACGCCCTGCTCAAGCTGCGCAAGCTCTCCGACTGGAGTTTGAAATTGGGCAGCCTGGACCGCCGCACCGTGGCCACCATCCTGTGCCCGCTGCTGCGGCTGCGCCAGGCCTGCTGCCATCCGCAGGCAGTGCGTGGCGAGTTCCTCCCCCTGCAGAAGAG CGCCATGACGATGGAGGAGCTCCTCAAGTCCTTGCAGAAGAAATGTCGAGTGGAGTGCGAAGAGGCCCACAGACAATTGGTGTGCGCTCTCAACGGCCTGGCCGGAATCCACATCATCCGAG ATGAGTTTGAGCAGGCGGCCGAGATGTACAGAGAAGTGCTGCGCTCGTCAGAGGAGCACAAAAGCAGATTGAAGACGGATTCATTGCAG AGACTTCACGCCACTCACAATCTGACGGAGCTGCTGAACGCAAAGCATCCTGGGATTCCTCCCACTTTGCGAGACGACCGCCTCAGCGAGGAG GCTGAGCAGCTGCGTCAGCACTACATGACCAAGTACGACTCAGAGGTGGCCGACGCCCACCAAGCCCTGCAGCCAGTTTTGCAGAACATCAAAGAGCTCAAGCGCAAA GTCAACCTgagcgccccctggtggctggagGTCATCCAACGGGCGGTCCGTAGCTCCACCGACGACGACCTGGTGGGCCGCGTAAAGAACGAGCTGACGTCCAGCTACAAACAGCAAGCTCACAAGCTCTCTATGGCCGACAA GTTCCGTGACGGCCACGGTCTAGTTTACCTGCTCACCACGCAGATGGAAGACCTGATGAAATCCCAGAAGATCGTCCGCGAGGCGGTGAAGAGCCTGGAAGGGCCGGCGTCTAAGAAAGTGATTGACGAGGCCACCGTCTGTCACCTCAGGCCCACGCGACTCCCGCTCAATAA TTGTGTCTTTTGCAAAGCCGATGAGCTTTTCACCGACTACGAATCCAAACTCTTCTCGCACAC GGTGAAAGGCCAGACGGCCATCTTTGAGGAGATGATCGAGGACGAAGAGGGCCTGGTGGACGACCGCCTGCCCACCACCAGCCGAGGCCTGTGGGCGGCCAGCGAGATGGAGCGCACGCTCAAAGCCATCCTGACCTTCGCCAAGGCCAAGCGCGTGGACGCCGAGCTGGTCGAGGAGGGCAACGCCTTCATGGAGCTCTTTGAGACCTGGAAGAAGGAGTACAAG GTGCTGCACGAGTACTGGATGGTTCTGCGGAATCACGTGTCCGCCATTGATGAGCTGGGAATGGCTACCGAGAGGCTTCGCGTGCGTCTCCCCGACGAACCGAAGCCAAAACTGCTACACATAATTGAGCCGCACGAG gtggagcaaaaccgagtgaaACTTCTCAACGACCAAGCGGTGGCCAAGTCTCAGCTGCAaaagaagctgggacagttTTTATACCTTACAAACCTGGAGAAG TCCCAGGACAAGTCCACTGGTGGTCTGAACCCGGAACCGTGTCCCATTTGTGCTCGGCCACTCGGAAAGGAG tgGGCGGTGCTGACGTGCGGCCACTGCTTCTGCAACCAGTGCATCGCCATCATCCTGGAGCAGTACAGCGTGGGCTCGCGGCGCCGCGCCATCAACTGCGCCATCTGCAGGCAGACTACATCTCACGCCGAAATCTCCTACGTGTTCACCGCGCAGGCGTCCAGCCAGGACCAGGACATCCCAGTTAAG GGGAGCCACTCGACCAAGGTGGAGGCGGTGGTGAGAACCCTGAAAAAGATACACGTGAGCAACCCAGGCGCCAAGTGTTTGGTCTTCTCTACG TGGCAGAGCGTCCTCGATATCATCGCCAAAGCTCTGTTTGACAACAACATGGAGTTCTCGCAAATCAATGGAATCCAAAAATTCCAG GAGAACCTGAGCTCGTTCAAATACGAGAAGAAGATCAATATCCTGCTGCTTCCCCTGCACACGGGCTCCAACGGGCTGAACATAATCGAGGCCACGCACGTGCTACTGGTGGAGCCCATCCTCAACCCCGCCCACGAGCTGCAGGCCATCGGACGCGTGCACCGAATTGGACAAACCAA GCCGACGTTCGTGCACCgcttcctcatcaagtccaccATCGAGGAGAGGATGCAGGCCATGCTCAAAACGGCAGAGAAGAG TCACAGCAGGGCCGCCATGAAGCACTCGGAGGCCGCCGTGCTCACCGTGGCCGACCTGGCCGATCTGTTCACCGAAGAGGACGGCCAACGTCTGCAGTGA
- the shprh gene encoding E3 ubiquitin-protein ligase SHPRH isoform X4, with translation MVDNEEECDTDLERQNVEELYDYVRCVHQTDGRREGNADVQHQALLPVLRPYQSQAVNWMLMREKFRNTSLKEQSLHFLWRELVTLCGKKLFYNPFTGCLIREFPLAGVERPGGILADEMGLGKTVEVLALILSHGRQDLEQEALTMPVGTSVNYFVPLPPLESEKVSHCNPAVQPKMKASHPAIRVMLLTAIREMRSGKGASVNAVFTYIRATYGYDLLKNRSHIKKMLAKLTDEGLVERVKGRGLAGSFRLGKKYKDAKKTLAAATKSNVKYSERSPRKTFQRRAKEKAEAALQNAMSEDLGDVNFPTVSHDAKAERDAVPGQLDQVSISREEPEPPVRASVVPFNAADYRFECICGELGVVDYKARVQCMKCQLWQHACCVNYKEESLDTTPFYCPHCLVAMTPVSTGATLIISPSSICHQWVEEINRHVKSASLRVLVYQGVKKHGFIQPRVLAEHDVVITTYDVLRSELNYVDIPHSNSRDGRRFRNQKRYMAVPSPLVAVEWWRVCLDEAQMVECPTAKAAEMALRLASVNRWCVSGTPVQRGLEDLYGLVLFLGVDPYWVKHWWDQLLYSPYRRGNPEPLYSVVAQLLWRSAKKDVIDQIQIPAQTEEVHWLRFSPVEGHFYHRQHEECSQDALLKLRKLSDWSLKLGSLDRRTVATILCPLLRLRQACCHPQAVRGEFLPLQKSAMTMEELLKSLQKKCRVECEEAHRQLVCALNGLAGIHIIRDEFEQAAEMYREVLRSSEEHKSRLKTDSLQRLHATHNLTELLNAKHPGIPPTLRDDRLSEEAEQLRQHYMTKYDSEVADAHQALQPVLQNIKELKRKVNLSAPWWLEVIQRAVRSSTDDDLVGRVKNELTSSYKQQAHKLSMADKFRDGHGLVYLLTTQMEDLMKSQKIVREAVKSLEGPASKKVIDEATVCHLRPTRLPLNNCVFCKADELFTDYESKLFSHTVKGQTAIFEEMIEDEEGLVDDRLPTTSRGLWAASEMERTLKAILTFAKAKRVDAELVEEGNAFMELFETWKKEYKVLHEYWMVLRNHVSAIDELGMATERLRVRLPDEPKPKLLHIIEPHEVEQNRVKLLNDQAVAKSQLQKKLGQFLYLTNLEKSQDKSTGGLNPEPCPICARPLGKEWAVLTCGHCFCNQCIAIILEQYSVGSRRRAINCAICRQTTSHAEISYVFTAQASSQDQDIPVKGSHSTKVEAVVRTLKKIHVSNPGAKCLVFSTWQSVLDIIAKALFDNNMEFSQINGIQKFQENLSSFKYEKKINILLLPLHTGSNGLNIIEATHVLLVEPILNPAHELQAIGRVHRIGQTKPTFVHRFLIKSTIEERMQAMLKTAEKSHSRAAMKHSEAAVLTVADLADLFTEEDGQRLQ, from the exons a TGGTGGACAACGAGGAGGAATGCGACACAGATCTGGAGAGGCAGAACGTGGAGGAGCTCTACGACTACGTCAGGTGCGTGCATCAGACCGACGGCCGACGGGAAGGGAACGCTGATGTGCAGCACCAAGCTCTGCTCCCGGTGCTTCGCCCCTATCAGAGCCAGGCTGTCAACTGGATGCTGATGCGCGAGAAATTCAGGAATACGTCCCTCAAAG AACAATCACTGCATTTCTTGTGGCGGGAGTTGGTCACTTTGTGTGGCAAGAAATTGTTCTACAACCCTTTTACCGGCTG TTTAATTCGTGAGTTTCCACTCGCTGGCGTGGAGCGGCCCGGCGGCATCCTGGCCGACGAGATGGGCCTCGGCAAGACGGTGGAGGTTCTTGCTCTGATTCTGTCTCACGGTCGACAGGACCTGGAGCAGGAGGCCCTCACCATGCCTGTG GGAACAtctgtgaattattttgttccCCTACCTCCGCTGGAGAGCGAGAAAGTTAGCCACTGCAATCCTGCAGTGCAGCCCAAAATGAAAGCATCTCACCCAG CCATCCGCGTGATGCTGCTCACCGCCATCAGGGAGATGCGCTCGGGCAAAGGGGCCTCCGTCAACGCCGTGTTCACGTACATCCGCGCCACCTACGGCTACGACCTGCTGAAGAACCGCAGCCACATCAAGAAGATGTTGGCCAAGCTGACGGACGAGGGCCTGGTGGAGCGGGTCAAAGGCCGCGGCCTGGCCGGATCCTTCCGGCTGGGCAAGAAATACAAGGACGCCAAGAAGACTCTTGCGGCAGCGACCAAATCT AATGTGAAATACTCTGAGCGCTCGCCCAGGAAGACGTTCCAGAGGCGCGCGAAGGAGAAGGCCGAGGCGGCTCTCCAAAACGCCATGAGTGAAGATCTCGGCGACGTCAATTTCCCGACGGTATCCCACGACGCGAAGGCGGAACGTGACGCCGTGCCGGGACAATTGGATCAAGTATCCATCTCCCGGGAGGAGCCGGAGCCCCCCGTCCGGGCGTCGGTGGTGCCCTTCAACGCGGCCGACTACCGCTTCGAGTGCATCTGCGGCGAGCTGGGCGTGGTGGACTACAAGGCCCGTGTGCAGTGCATGAAGTGCCAGCTGTGGCAGCACGCCTGCTGCGTCAACTACAAGGAGGAGAGCTTGGATACCACGCCCTTCTACTGCCCCCACTGCCTGGTGGCCATGACGCCCGTCTCCACCGGAGCCACGCTCATTATCTCGCCCAGCTCCATCTGCCACCAGTGGGTGGAGGAGATCAACCGCCACGTCAAGTCCGCCTCGCTGCGAGTGCTG GTGTACCAGGGCGTGAAGAAGCACGGTTTCATCCAACCGCGCGTGCTAGCCGAGCACGACGTGGTAATCACCACCTACGACGTCTTGCGCTCGGAGCTCAACTACGTGGACATCCCGCACAGCAACAGCCGCGACGGCCGCCGCTTCCGCAACCAGAAGCGCTACATGGCCGTGCCCAGCCCGTTGGTGGCCGTCGAGTGGTGGCGCGTGTGTCTGGACGAGGCGCAGATGGTGGAGTGTCCCACCGCCAAAGCGGCCGAGATGGCGCTGCGCCTCGCCTCGGTCAACCGATGGTGCGTCAGCGGTACGCCAGtgcagagaggcttggaag ACCTTTACGGCCTGGTGCTCTTCCTGGGCGTGGATCCGTACTGGGTGAAGCATTGGTGGGACCAGTTGCTCTATAGTCCGTATCGCCGCGGCAACCCGGAGCCTCTCTACAGCGTCGTGGCTCAGCTGCTGTGGCGCTCCGCTAAGAAGGATGTCATCGATCAG ATCCAGATCCCAGCTCAGACGGAAGAAGTGCACTGGCTGCGCTTCTCCCCAGTGGAGGGCCACTTCTACCACCGGCAGCACGAGGAGTGCTCGCAGGACGCCCTGCTCAAGCTGCGCAAGCTCTCCGACTGGAGTTTGAAATTGGGCAGCCTGGACCGCCGCACCGTGGCCACCATCCTGTGCCCGCTGCTGCGGCTGCGCCAGGCCTGCTGCCATCCGCAGGCAGTGCGTGGCGAGTTCCTCCCCCTGCAGAAGAG CGCCATGACGATGGAGGAGCTCCTCAAGTCCTTGCAGAAGAAATGTCGAGTGGAGTGCGAAGAGGCCCACAGACAATTGGTGTGCGCTCTCAACGGCCTGGCCGGAATCCACATCATCCGAG ATGAGTTTGAGCAGGCGGCCGAGATGTACAGAGAAGTGCTGCGCTCGTCAGAGGAGCACAAAAGCAGATTGAAGACGGATTCATTGCAG AGACTTCACGCCACTCACAATCTGACGGAGCTGCTGAACGCAAAGCATCCTGGGATTCCTCCCACTTTGCGAGACGACCGCCTCAGCGAGGAG GCTGAGCAGCTGCGTCAGCACTACATGACCAAGTACGACTCAGAGGTGGCCGACGCCCACCAAGCCCTGCAGCCAGTTTTGCAGAACATCAAAGAGCTCAAGCGCAAA GTCAACCTgagcgccccctggtggctggagGTCATCCAACGGGCGGTCCGTAGCTCCACCGACGACGACCTGGTGGGCCGCGTAAAGAACGAGCTGACGTCCAGCTACAAACAGCAAGCTCACAAGCTCTCTATGGCCGACAA GTTCCGTGACGGCCACGGTCTAGTTTACCTGCTCACCACGCAGATGGAAGACCTGATGAAATCCCAGAAGATCGTCCGCGAGGCGGTGAAGAGCCTGGAAGGGCCGGCGTCTAAGAAAGTGATTGACGAGGCCACCGTCTGTCACCTCAGGCCCACGCGACTCCCGCTCAATAA TTGTGTCTTTTGCAAAGCCGATGAGCTTTTCACCGACTACGAATCCAAACTCTTCTCGCACAC GGTGAAAGGCCAGACGGCCATCTTTGAGGAGATGATCGAGGACGAAGAGGGCCTGGTGGACGACCGCCTGCCCACCACCAGCCGAGGCCTGTGGGCGGCCAGCGAGATGGAGCGCACGCTCAAAGCCATCCTGACCTTCGCCAAGGCCAAGCGCGTGGACGCCGAGCTGGTCGAGGAGGGCAACGCCTTCATGGAGCTCTTTGAGACCTGGAAGAAGGAGTACAAG GTGCTGCACGAGTACTGGATGGTTCTGCGGAATCACGTGTCCGCCATTGATGAGCTGGGAATGGCTACCGAGAGGCTTCGCGTGCGTCTCCCCGACGAACCGAAGCCAAAACTGCTACACATAATTGAGCCGCACGAG gtggagcaaaaccgagtgaaACTTCTCAACGACCAAGCGGTGGCCAAGTCTCAGCTGCAaaagaagctgggacagttTTTATACCTTACAAACCTGGAGAAG TCCCAGGACAAGTCCACTGGTGGTCTGAACCCGGAACCGTGTCCCATTTGTGCTCGGCCACTCGGAAAGGAG tgGGCGGTGCTGACGTGCGGCCACTGCTTCTGCAACCAGTGCATCGCCATCATCCTGGAGCAGTACAGCGTGGGCTCGCGGCGCCGCGCCATCAACTGCGCCATCTGCAGGCAGACTACATCTCACGCCGAAATCTCCTACGTGTTCACCGCGCAGGCGTCCAGCCAGGACCAGGACATCCCAGTTAAG GGGAGCCACTCGACCAAGGTGGAGGCGGTGGTGAGAACCCTGAAAAAGATACACGTGAGCAACCCAGGCGCCAAGTGTTTGGTCTTCTCTACG TGGCAGAGCGTCCTCGATATCATCGCCAAAGCTCTGTTTGACAACAACATGGAGTTCTCGCAAATCAATGGAATCCAAAAATTCCAG GAGAACCTGAGCTCGTTCAAATACGAGAAGAAGATCAATATCCTGCTGCTTCCCCTGCACACGGGCTCCAACGGGCTGAACATAATCGAGGCCACGCACGTGCTACTGGTGGAGCCCATCCTCAACCCCGCCCACGAGCTGCAGGCCATCGGACGCGTGCACCGAATTGGACAAACCAA GCCGACGTTCGTGCACCgcttcctcatcaagtccaccATCGAGGAGAGGATGCAGGCCATGCTCAAAACGGCAGAGAAGAG TCACAGCAGGGCCGCCATGAAGCACTCGGAGGCCGCCGTGCTCACCGTGGCCGACCTGGCCGATCTGTTCACCGAAGAGGACGGCCAACGTCTGCAGTGA